The sequence below is a genomic window from Mycobacterium sp. ITM-2016-00316.
AATCACGCAGTCAGGGAGCGGCGGCCCTTGCTGCGGCGGCCCGACACGATGGCACGGCCGGCACGGGTACGCATGCGCAACCGGAAACCGTGCACACGGGCCCGGCGGCGGTTGTTCGGCTGAAAAGTCCGCTTGCCCTTGGCCACGGTTGT
It includes:
- the rpmH gene encoding 50S ribosomal protein L34 produces the protein MAKGKRTFQPNNRRRARVHGFRLRMRTRAGRAIVSGRRSKGRRSLTA